The nucleotide sequence CCACCTTGCAGGCCATTGCAGAACGCATCTTGCACACCATCCACGAGCCCTTTGTGTTTGAAGGCCAGAGCATGGATTTCGGCATTTCTCTGGGGATCACCCTGCCCAGAGAGCGGGACACTTCAGATTCACTGCTGTCCAGAGCAGACAAACTGATGTATGAAGTGAAGCAGTCCGGCAAAAACAATTACCGGATGGGGTGATGGGTGCTCTGGTGTCCAACAGGGACGTTCGACATGGTTTTTGATATCCCCTTGGGGTATCTTTGAGCCATGCTGAACATTTCTTTTTCCAGAGGGTTGGTGGCAGGTTTGCCCTTGTTCTTGGTGGCTTGCAGTGCTGGAACGGCCACGGTGCAAAATGTGTCCGTGCAGGATTTGCAAAAAGCACACCAGCAGGGCAGCTTCATTCTGGATGTGCGAACCCCCGAAGAATACAACGAAGGTCACGTGAAAGGGTCCATTTTGCTGCCCCTGAACGAGCTTTCCAACCGCTTGCATGAATTGCCCCATGAGGGTGACATTTATGTGGTGTGCCGGAGTGGAAACCGCAGCCGTCAGGCCAGTGAACTGCTGGTCCAAGAGGGCTTCCAGAATGTGTACAACGTTGAAGGTGGAATGCAAGCATGGCAAGCAGCCGGTTTTCAAATTGTGCGACGGTGAAAGGGTCAAAACATCTGAGGGTTTCACAGCGGTCTGAAACTTTCATGATTGATTTCAGGGTTTCCAATCATCAAT is from Deinococcus misasensis DSM 22328 and encodes:
- a CDS encoding rhodanese-like domain-containing protein, which translates into the protein MLNISFSRGLVAGLPLFLVACSAGTATVQNVSVQDLQKAHQQGSFILDVRTPEEYNEGHVKGSILLPLNELSNRLHELPHEGDIYVVCRSGNRSRQASELLVQEGFQNVYNVEGGMQAWQAAGFQIVRR